Proteins encoded within one genomic window of Lysinibacillus louembei:
- a CDS encoding c-type cytochrome: MKNNPVFPYILILAFGIGLIFFMSINGAGKSEEAHEEGGETSEQADGAALVQGCIGCHGGDLTGGMGPNLHGIALSKEEIIDVLVNGKGAMPAGAAKGNEEAVADYILSLE, from the coding sequence ATGAAAAACAATCCAGTTTTTCCTTACATCTTAATTTTAGCATTCGGTATCGGACTTATTTTCTTCATGTCAATTAACGGTGCTGGAAAAAGTGAAGAAGCGCATGAAGAAGGCGGCGAAACATCTGAACAAGCTGATGGCGCAGCACTAGTACAAGGCTGTATCGGCTGTCACGGTGGTGACTTAACAGGTGGTATGGGACCAAACTTACATGGTATCGCACTATCTAAAGAAGAAATCATCGACGTTTTAGTAAATGGTAAAGGTGCAATGCCTGCAGGTGCTGCAAAAGGCAACGAGGAAGCAGTAGCTGACTACATTTTATCTTTAGAATAG
- a CDS encoding Nif3-like dinuclear metal center hexameric protein has translation MKSVNGNEIIQLFESWSPKKLACMPNDPIGLAIGTVNKEVTKVLVTLDVTLEVVEEAIAQGCELIIAHHPPIFRKLSNLRTDTPAGKLYEKCLKHDIAVYAAHTNLDVAQGGVNDLLADALQLENRKILEHTYSEQLMKLAVYVPTEYAETLRIALANAGAGQIGDYDTCSFTTAGEGRFRALDGANPFVGQIGEVNVEPEQKVEVVFPSSQKNRILKAMLNTHPYEEPAYDVWELALTAKEEGLGRIGTLQQPMTLQQFAEFVKVQLDVPCLRVVGDLQRTVSKVAVIGGDGNSYIAAARRAGADVFVTGDIGFHMAQDAEVNGLSIVDPGHHVEKVMIKGVAEKMKVLCAKKKLPVQFIESQIHTEPFKFI, from the coding sequence ATGAAATCTGTAAATGGCAATGAAATTATTCAATTATTCGAAAGCTGGTCGCCGAAAAAGCTTGCCTGTATGCCCAATGATCCGATAGGGCTTGCGATTGGCACAGTCAATAAAGAGGTGACGAAAGTGCTCGTCACGCTTGATGTGACGCTGGAGGTAGTGGAAGAGGCAATAGCACAGGGCTGTGAGCTTATTATTGCACATCACCCACCCATTTTCCGCAAGCTGAGCAATTTGCGGACAGATACACCTGCTGGCAAGCTTTATGAAAAATGCTTAAAGCATGATATTGCGGTCTATGCAGCACATACGAACTTAGATGTGGCACAAGGTGGTGTCAATGATTTACTAGCGGATGCCTTGCAGCTTGAAAATCGAAAAATTTTGGAGCACACATATAGCGAGCAGCTGATGAAGCTAGCCGTTTATGTGCCAACGGAATATGCAGAAACGCTGCGTATTGCACTCGCTAATGCGGGGGCAGGACAAATAGGCGATTATGATACGTGTAGCTTTACGACGGCTGGAGAAGGGCGTTTTCGTGCATTAGATGGAGCCAATCCTTTTGTCGGTCAAATCGGTGAGGTCAATGTCGAACCTGAGCAAAAAGTAGAGGTCGTTTTCCCAAGCAGCCAAAAAAATCGTATTTTAAAAGCAATGCTGAATACGCACCCGTATGAGGAGCCTGCATATGACGTATGGGAGCTAGCGTTAACTGCCAAAGAAGAAGGCTTAGGGCGTATTGGAACATTGCAGCAACCAATGACATTGCAGCAATTTGCAGAATTCGTCAAGGTACAGCTTGATGTACCATGCTTGCGTGTTGTAGGTGATTTACAGCGCACTGTTTCGAAGGTAGCGGTTATCGGTGGAGACGGCAATAGCTATATTGCAGCGGCAAGAAGAGCTGGTGCAGATGTTTTCGTAACAGGGGATATCGGCTTCCATATGGCACAGGATGCAGAAGTCAATGGCTTAAGCATTGTCGACCCTGGACATCATGTGGAAAAGGTGATGATTAAAGGTGTTGCGGAGAAAATGAAGGTACTATGTGCAAAGAAGAAATTACCTGTACAATTTATTGAATCACAAATTCATACAGAGCCATTTAAGTTTATTTAA
- a CDS encoding NUDIX hydrolase, with protein sequence MAMIPIKSNGVAVVLLKKINDTYHVLLLKRASPILNNIWCYIGGAIENGETAIEAVYREIREETGITELALYSSNQFDQIFSPQDNFIYMAPVFVGFVHKEQSVILNSEHSEYQWLPFEKAKEMVSLPGNEVVLQSIENHFVKKEPLKYLRI encoded by the coding sequence ATGGCTATGATTCCTATCAAATCTAATGGTGTTGCTGTGGTGTTATTGAAAAAAATTAATGATACATATCATGTTCTATTATTAAAAAGAGCATCTCCTATTTTAAATAACATTTGGTGCTATATTGGAGGTGCCATTGAAAATGGTGAGACTGCTATAGAAGCAGTGTATCGAGAAATTAGAGAAGAAACAGGCATTACAGAGCTTGCCTTATATTCATCCAATCAATTTGACCAAATTTTCTCTCCACAAGACAATTTTATTTACATGGCACCTGTTTTTGTAGGCTTTGTTCATAAAGAGCAATCTGTCATATTAAACAGCGAGCATAGCGAATATCAATGGCTTCCTTTTGAAAAAGCGAAAGAAATGGTAAGTTTACCTGGCAATGAGGTAGTCCTTCAATCGATTGAAAATCATTTCGTTAAGAAAGAGCCTTTGAAGTATTTAAGAATTTAA
- a CDS encoding ABC transporter permease — protein sequence MSNNEIFGRGINAYFARSYQKLSAKKSYAWILYITGLLVHIVATVLFFYKKNNNAYSEKYAQQKAQLIASGIEKEWAAEYREQELSKASFFHQKIDEQKLQATVQQLVEQRMNKEVEQQLFAQDVAQQTYTAYFSQLLMKPAFLALSFIPSIIMYIILILCSNPFARFIVERIIQSLFVIVGVAILVFSILYISPFDPARNLLGVEATPAQIANFNKLHGLDQPYLVQLWHSLSGLFTFDLGNSFAGKEDITQSIMNKFPVTLKIALFSLIMAVIIAIPVGIISAVRPNSFLDYAFMLLALIGLSIPSFWQGLIFILTFSLKLQWLPATYNPSNWLSIVMPIVVLGTSITASIARMTRSSMLEVIHEDYIITAKAKGLSEKNVIVKHAIRNAMIPIITVIGLLFGGMLGGAAVTEKVFNISGIGSYIVDKQFIPDIPAILGGVVYIAITISIVNMVIDVLYAFFDPRIRSKMKQS from the coding sequence ATGTCCAATAATGAAATTTTTGGGCGAGGCATCAATGCATATTTTGCAAGAAGCTATCAAAAATTAAGTGCCAAAAAAAGCTATGCATGGATTTTATATATAACGGGCTTGCTCGTTCATATCGTTGCTACTGTATTGTTTTTCTATAAAAAAAATAACAATGCATATTCCGAAAAATATGCGCAGCAAAAAGCGCAATTAATTGCTTCAGGCATAGAAAAGGAGTGGGCAGCGGAATATAGAGAGCAGGAATTATCCAAAGCAAGCTTCTTTCATCAAAAAATAGATGAGCAAAAGCTACAAGCAACAGTCCAACAATTAGTTGAACAAAGGATGAATAAGGAAGTTGAGCAGCAGCTTTTCGCACAAGATGTGGCACAACAGACCTATACAGCATATTTTAGTCAACTACTAATGAAGCCTGCATTTTTAGCATTAAGCTTTATACCTAGTATTATCATGTATATCATACTTATTTTATGTAGCAATCCATTTGCACGCTTTATCGTTGAACGTATTATTCAAAGCTTGTTTGTTATTGTCGGTGTGGCGATATTGGTGTTTTCGATTTTATATATTTCACCATTTGACCCAGCACGCAACCTGTTAGGCGTTGAGGCGACACCAGCACAAATTGCGAATTTTAATAAGCTACATGGCTTGGATCAGCCGTACTTGGTGCAGCTATGGCATTCTTTATCAGGGCTATTTACCTTTGATTTAGGGAATTCCTTTGCGGGGAAAGAGGATATTACGCAAAGTATTATGAATAAATTCCCAGTAACATTAAAGATAGCATTATTTTCTTTAATTATGGCTGTGATTATTGCGATACCTGTCGGCATTATTTCAGCTGTTCGACCTAATTCCTTTTTAGATTATGCATTTATGCTATTAGCATTAATTGGCTTATCCATTCCGAGCTTCTGGCAAGGTCTAATTTTTATTTTAACATTCTCGTTAAAGCTACAATGGCTACCTGCAACATATAATCCAAGTAATTGGCTATCCATTGTAATGCCGATTGTTGTATTAGGGACATCCATTACAGCATCGATTGCAAGGATGACGCGCTCCAGCATGCTAGAGGTCATTCATGAGGATTATATTATTACAGCAAAGGCAAAGGGCTTAAGTGAGAAAAACGTCATTGTCAAACATGCAATTCGCAATGCGATGATTCCAATTATTACAGTGATTGGGTTATTGTTCGGTGGCATGCTTGGCGGGGCAGCGGTAACAGAAAAAGTATTCAATATTAGCGGTATCGGTAGTTATATTGTCGATAAGCAGTTTATACCCGATATTCCTGCGATTTTGGGTGGCGTTGTTTACATCGCTATTACCATTTCGATTGTCAATATGGTCATTGATGTGTTGTATGCTTTCTTTGATCCACGTATCCGCTCAAAAATGAAGCAATCTTAG
- a CDS encoding ABC transporter ATP-binding protein: MEKLLEVNDLRVSFITGESEFEAVKGVSFHVNKGETVGIVGESGSGKSVTARSIMRLLPSPPSFLKSGEIHFQGQNLVEQTEKHMESIRGKDISMIFQDPMTSTNPTIRIGEQIAEGLMKHQKLSKQEAYTQTIELLKLVGINNCEERYKQYPHEFSGGMRQRVMIAMALACNPSLLIADEPTTALDVTIQAQILSLMKRMQERLGTAIILITHDLGVVAGMCDRVVVMKEGEIVEQGTTEEIFANPQHSYTKRLLNALPRLHEKKEAKVQPNLPADLDPNVPLVEIRHLQKHFDLGKGDVVKAVNDLSFHIYPGETLGLVGESGSGKSTTGRTILQLHQPTDGEVLYKGVPVTRLSKNELKSMRRHLQMIFQDPYSSLNPRKKVLDIIGEALDVHKLTTSKEQRRARVEELLELVGLNKEHALRYPHEFSGGQRQRIGIARALAVEPNFIVCDEPLSALDVSIQKQIVDLLKDLQQRFGLTYLFIAHDLSMVKHISDRVAVMYGGKIVELAESEELYSNPQHPYTKMLLQSIPIPDPAIEKQKQQERHVLTEDELRAKRFDVDNTELVEISKGHWVALAKGE; this comes from the coding sequence ATGGAAAAATTATTAGAAGTAAATGATTTGCGCGTTTCCTTTATTACAGGGGAAAGCGAATTTGAAGCAGTAAAGGGCGTTAGCTTTCATGTCAATAAAGGGGAAACAGTTGGTATTGTAGGAGAATCTGGTAGCGGTAAAAGCGTAACAGCTCGTTCGATTATGCGCTTGCTGCCATCACCTCCCTCCTTTTTAAAATCAGGTGAGATTCACTTTCAAGGACAAAATTTAGTCGAGCAAACAGAAAAACATATGGAGTCTATTCGCGGGAAGGATATTAGCATGATTTTCCAAGACCCAATGACCTCCACTAACCCAACAATTCGTATCGGTGAGCAAATTGCAGAAGGCTTAATGAAGCATCAAAAGCTTTCGAAGCAAGAGGCATATACACAAACGATTGAGCTATTAAAATTAGTTGGTATTAACAATTGCGAGGAGCGCTATAAGCAGTATCCACATGAATTTAGTGGTGGAATGCGCCAGCGTGTAATGATTGCGATGGCATTGGCGTGTAATCCTTCTTTATTAATTGCAGATGAGCCAACAACCGCCCTTGATGTAACGATTCAAGCACAAATTTTAAGCTTGATGAAGCGCATGCAGGAGCGACTAGGCACAGCCATTATTTTAATTACCCATGATTTAGGCGTTGTCGCAGGGATGTGTGACCGTGTCGTTGTGATGAAGGAGGGCGAAATCGTTGAGCAAGGAACAACGGAGGAAATTTTCGCAAATCCGCAGCACAGCTATACGAAGCGTTTATTAAATGCCTTGCCAAGGCTACACGAAAAAAAGGAAGCAAAAGTACAGCCAAACTTGCCAGCGGACCTTGACCCCAACGTGCCATTAGTAGAAATACGCCATTTGCAAAAGCATTTTGATTTAGGTAAAGGTGATGTTGTCAAGGCTGTTAATGATTTATCATTTCATATTTACCCTGGTGAAACGCTTGGACTTGTAGGAGAATCTGGCTCAGGTAAATCAACAACAGGACGTACTATTTTGCAGCTACACCAGCCAACTGATGGAGAGGTGCTATATAAAGGTGTGCCTGTGACACGCTTATCGAAAAATGAGTTAAAGAGTATGCGCCGCCATTTACAAATGATTTTCCAAGACCCATACTCGTCTTTGAACCCTCGCAAAAAAGTGCTCGATATTATTGGCGAGGCATTGGATGTTCATAAGCTTACGACATCGAAGGAGCAGCGTCGTGCACGTGTCGAGGAATTATTAGAGCTTGTTGGCTTAAATAAGGAGCATGCGCTACGTTATCCACATGAATTTAGCGGTGGACAGCGCCAGCGCATTGGTATTGCAAGAGCATTAGCGGTTGAGCCGAACTTCATTGTTTGTGATGAACCATTGTCTGCCTTGGATGTATCAATTCAAAAGCAAATTGTTGACTTATTAAAGGATTTACAGCAGCGCTTTGGCTTAACCTATTTATTTATTGCCCATGATTTATCGATGGTCAAGCATATTAGTGACCGAGTAGCTGTTATGTATGGCGGAAAAATTGTCGAGCTAGCTGAGAGCGAGGAGCTTTATTCCAACCCGCAGCATCCTTATACGAAAATGCTACTGCAATCGATTCCAATTCCTGACCCAGCGATCGAAAAACAGAAGCAGCAGGAAAGACATGTGTTAACAGAAGATGAGCTACGTGCTAAACGCTTTGACGTCGACAACACAGAGCTTGTCGAAATTTCCAAAGGACATTGGGTTGCTTTAGCTAAGGGCGAGTAA
- the rpoD gene encoding RNA polymerase sigma factor RpoD: protein MADKSERSKETVNELSLEEVKVLLQNKAKTEGEISMKEISEKLATFELESEEIFHFAENIESQGVTVEGKEEFEEDALSKQEANEETFDLNDLSVPPGVKINDPVRMYLKEIGRVDLLSAEEEIRLAERIEQGDEEARKRLAEANLRLVVSIAKRYVGRGMLFLDLIQEGNMGLIKAVEKFDHRKGFKFSTYATWWIRQAITRAIADQARTIRIPVHMVETINKLIRVQRQLLQDLGREPSPEEIGEEMDLTPEKVREILKIAQEPVSLETPIGEEDDSHLGDFIEDSEAQSPSDHAAYELLKEQLEDVLDTLTDREENVLRLRFGLDDGRTRTLEEVGKVFGVTRERIRQIEAKALRKLRHPSRSKRLKDFLE, encoded by the coding sequence ATGGCGGACAAATCAGAACGCTCAAAAGAAACAGTAAATGAACTATCGTTAGAGGAAGTAAAGGTGCTTCTTCAAAATAAAGCAAAGACAGAGGGCGAAATTTCGATGAAAGAAATTTCGGAAAAACTAGCTACTTTTGAGCTAGAAAGCGAAGAAATCTTCCATTTTGCAGAAAATATCGAAAGCCAAGGAGTAACAGTAGAGGGTAAAGAGGAGTTCGAGGAAGACGCGTTGTCTAAGCAAGAGGCGAATGAAGAAACATTTGACTTAAACGATTTAAGTGTACCACCAGGAGTGAAAATTAATGACCCTGTGCGTATGTACTTAAAGGAAATTGGTCGTGTTGATTTACTTTCTGCTGAGGAAGAGATTCGTTTAGCAGAGCGAATTGAGCAAGGTGATGAAGAAGCACGTAAACGTTTGGCTGAGGCAAACTTGCGACTTGTTGTATCGATTGCAAAGCGCTATGTTGGTCGCGGTATGCTATTCCTTGATTTGATTCAAGAAGGAAATATGGGGCTTATTAAAGCGGTTGAAAAATTCGACCATCGCAAAGGCTTCAAATTCTCTACTTATGCAACATGGTGGATTCGTCAAGCAATTACGCGCGCTATTGCAGACCAAGCGCGTACAATCCGTATCCCTGTGCATATGGTGGAAACAATCAATAAATTAATCCGCGTACAGCGTCAATTACTGCAGGACTTAGGTCGTGAGCCATCTCCAGAGGAAATCGGTGAGGAAATGGATTTAACACCTGAAAAAGTACGTGAAATTTTAAAAATTGCACAAGAGCCTGTATCGCTTGAAACACCGATTGGTGAAGAGGACGATTCGCATTTAGGTGATTTCATTGAGGATTCTGAAGCGCAATCACCGTCAGATCATGCGGCATATGAGCTATTGAAGGAACAGCTTGAAGATGTGCTTGATACATTGACAGATCGTGAAGAAAACGTCTTGCGTTTACGCTTCGGATTGGATGATGGTCGCACAAGAACATTGGAAGAAGTAGGGAAGGTATTTGGCGTTACACGTGAACGTATTCGTCAAATTGAGGCGAAAGCATTGCGCAAATTACGCCACCCGTCTCGCTCAAAACGTTTAAAAGACTTTTTAGAATAA
- the dnaG gene encoding DNA primase: MTKKIPEELIEQIRSQSDIVDVISDYMQLTKRGRNWFGLCPFHGEQTPSFSVSQDKQIFHCFGCGAGGNAITFVMDIENIPFPDAVVKLGERAGVQLDVELTASSQPVKAISKAEANMRQAHDVAMEFYHHLLMNTEDGEEALQYLLNRGFTQELIESQKIGWALPSWDSLTAFLERKEFSMEEMAECGLVIQRESDGSYFDRFRGRIMFPIRDDNGKVIAFSGRILNTDAEEAKYMNSPETPIFHKSEVLYNLDRARATIRKTRQVVLMEGFVDVLAATNAGVTNAVATMGTSLTPQHIQRLKRLVEQITVCYDGDSAGMEGARRSAQLLKAERLKVEVAVLPDKLDPDDYIRQYGAEAFKTQIIEKPQAYLAFMMMYARRNKNFQFENDVLQYVQEVLEELIGVSSPIERDLYITQLANETSISQEAIYAQYRKLEATKSKHYKSEQLQVQEVAPLPTAQKPLTAAERAERLLLSHMLHNVHVVDKVLQRGEEPFVRDEYMAVFVRLIGFYEEYSTADYQRFVEVIEDSELRKIVMEAALAERDPEHAEAEIADCLKHLKKHRIQLEIDALRQQQTEAEKMHEYKQAMEIVQKIIHLRRTLATM; this comes from the coding sequence ATGACCAAAAAAATACCTGAAGAATTAATCGAACAAATTCGTTCACAATCAGATATCGTTGATGTCATTAGCGATTATATGCAATTGACGAAAAGGGGACGTAACTGGTTTGGCTTATGTCCGTTCCATGGGGAGCAAACGCCTTCCTTCTCCGTTTCACAGGACAAGCAAATATTCCATTGCTTCGGTTGTGGAGCAGGTGGTAATGCGATTACATTTGTGATGGATATTGAAAACATCCCTTTTCCAGATGCGGTTGTGAAACTCGGCGAGCGAGCAGGCGTCCAATTAGATGTAGAGCTAACGGCTAGTTCGCAGCCAGTAAAAGCGATATCGAAGGCTGAGGCAAATATGCGGCAAGCTCATGATGTTGCGATGGAGTTTTACCATCATTTATTGATGAACACGGAGGATGGAGAAGAAGCGCTACAATATTTATTGAATCGCGGCTTCACACAGGAGCTTATCGAAAGTCAAAAAATTGGCTGGGCACTACCCTCATGGGATTCCCTTACAGCATTTCTCGAACGCAAAGAGTTTTCAATGGAAGAAATGGCGGAATGTGGACTTGTGATTCAAAGGGAAAGTGATGGCTCCTATTTCGATCGCTTTAGGGGACGTATTATGTTTCCAATCCGTGACGATAATGGGAAGGTAATTGCGTTTTCAGGGCGAATTTTAAATACAGATGCTGAAGAAGCAAAGTATATGAACAGTCCTGAAACACCAATCTTTCATAAAAGCGAAGTTTTATACAATTTAGATAGGGCAAGGGCTACGATTCGCAAAACGCGTCAAGTCGTCTTGATGGAGGGATTTGTCGATGTGTTAGCCGCAACAAATGCAGGCGTAACAAATGCCGTCGCAACAATGGGTACCTCGCTCACACCACAGCATATCCAAAGGCTCAAGCGCTTAGTGGAGCAAATTACGGTTTGCTATGATGGGGATTCTGCTGGTATGGAGGGAGCAAGACGCTCAGCACAGTTGCTAAAGGCGGAACGCTTAAAAGTAGAGGTTGCGGTTTTACCGGACAAGCTTGATCCAGATGATTATATCCGTCAATATGGTGCGGAAGCATTTAAAACGCAAATCATTGAAAAGCCTCAAGCATATCTTGCTTTTATGATGATGTATGCAAGACGCAATAAAAATTTCCAATTTGAAAATGATGTGCTGCAATATGTACAAGAAGTGCTAGAAGAGCTTATTGGGGTATCTTCACCAATCGAGCGTGATTTATATATAACACAGCTTGCGAATGAAACATCTATTTCTCAAGAAGCAATTTATGCACAATATCGAAAATTAGAAGCAACAAAATCGAAGCACTATAAAAGTGAACAGCTACAAGTGCAAGAAGTCGCTCCGTTACCGACAGCGCAAAAGCCATTGACCGCAGCGGAGCGTGCAGAACGATTATTGCTATCACATATGCTGCATAATGTGCATGTAGTGGATAAAGTATTGCAAAGGGGCGAGGAGCCCTTTGTAAGAGATGAGTATATGGCTGTTTTCGTTCGATTAATCGGCTTTTACGAGGAATACAGTACAGCGGATTATCAGCGATTTGTAGAGGTAATTGAAGATTCTGAGTTACGGAAAATTGTGATGGAGGCCGCGTTAGCTGAGCGGGATCCTGAGCATGCAGAGGCAGAAATAGCAGATTGCTTAAAGCATCTAAAAAAACATCGCATTCAGCTTGAAATTGATGCACTGCGTCAACAGCAAACAGAGGCAGAGAAAATGCATGAATACAAACAGGCAATGGAGATTGTGCAAAAAATTATCCATTTAAGAAGAACTTTAGCGACGATGTAA
- a CDS encoding pyruvate, water dikinase regulatory protein, giving the protein MDNLMFFVVSDSVGETGELAVRAAVSQFRPTFQNVEIRRFPHIKNFEELQGVVQLAMQEKAIIIYTLVEKEMRQKLYTTTLEQHVAAIDLLGPMIELLENSMKQAPLERPGLTHKLDDDYFKRIEAIEFAVKYDDGRDPRGVLLADVVLIGVSRTSKTPLSQYLAHKSLKVANVPLVPEVEPPAELFAVDPKKCFGLIISPENLNSIRRERLKTLGLNDDAIYAQHQRIQQEIEHFHRIASLIGCEVIDVTNTAVEETANVILDKIRAQA; this is encoded by the coding sequence TTGGATAACTTGATGTTTTTTGTCGTATCCGATTCGGTAGGTGAGACGGGCGAGTTAGCAGTTAGAGCAGCTGTCAGCCAATTTAGGCCAACCTTTCAAAATGTAGAAATTCGTCGTTTTCCTCATATTAAAAATTTTGAGGAGCTTCAAGGAGTCGTACAGCTCGCAATGCAGGAAAAGGCTATTATTATTTATACATTAGTGGAAAAGGAAATGCGTCAAAAGCTTTATACGACAACGTTAGAGCAGCATGTTGCTGCGATTGACTTGCTTGGTCCAATGATAGAGCTTTTAGAGAATTCGATGAAGCAGGCGCCGCTAGAGCGACCCGGGCTCACGCATAAATTAGATGATGATTATTTTAAGCGAATTGAAGCAATTGAATTTGCAGTAAAATACGATGATGGACGAGACCCGCGTGGGGTTTTGCTTGCGGATGTTGTGTTAATAGGTGTTTCTCGTACGTCAAAAACGCCACTATCGCAATATTTAGCACATAAAAGCTTAAAAGTAGCCAACGTGCCACTTGTACCAGAAGTTGAACCACCAGCTGAGCTTTTTGCAGTTGATCCAAAAAAATGCTTCGGTTTAATTATTTCACCAGAAAATTTAAATAGTATACGTCGAGAGCGTTTAAAGACGCTTGGATTGAATGATGACGCCATTTACGCACAGCATCAGCGAATCCAGCAGGAAATTGAGCACTTCCACCGTATTGCTAGCCTTATTGGCTGTGAAGTAATTGATGTGACAAATACAGCAGTAGAAGAAACAGCGAATGTCATTTTGGATAAAATACGCGCACAAGCATAA
- a CDS encoding tRNA (adenine(22)-N(1))-methyltransferase yields MNAQKLSKRLETVASFVPTGAVVADIGSDHAYLPCYLVQQGIVSQAVAGEVVKGPYESALRQVRAEGLLDHIQVRLADGLAAIEQDDRVDTVTIAGMGGPLIVSILEKHPEVLTSVTRLILQPNIHAKVIREWALAHGWAVLDEVILEEDDKIYEILVLQKGAMQLTEAEILLGTHLIAQHTAVFVKKWTKEIDNWQRILQDLNRAEATPDIQAKREELQQLIQLVEGVLAK; encoded by the coding sequence ATGAATGCACAAAAATTATCGAAACGATTAGAAACAGTTGCATCCTTTGTGCCAACAGGAGCAGTTGTAGCGGATATCGGGAGCGATCATGCCTATTTACCATGTTATTTAGTACAGCAAGGCATTGTTTCACAGGCGGTTGCAGGTGAAGTTGTGAAAGGTCCGTATGAATCTGCACTGCGTCAAGTACGAGCAGAAGGCTTACTTGACCATATTCAAGTAAGATTGGCGGACGGTCTTGCTGCTATTGAACAGGATGATCGTGTCGATACAGTTACGATTGCAGGAATGGGTGGACCTTTAATTGTGTCGATATTGGAAAAACATCCAGAGGTGCTTACTTCTGTTACACGTTTAATTTTACAGCCAAATATTCATGCGAAGGTGATACGTGAATGGGCATTGGCACATGGCTGGGCTGTTTTAGATGAGGTTATTTTAGAAGAAGATGATAAAATTTATGAAATCCTTGTTTTACAAAAAGGGGCAATGCAGCTGACAGAGGCAGAGATTTTGCTTGGTACGCATTTAATTGCACAGCACACAGCTGTTTTTGTGAAAAAATGGACGAAGGAAATTGACAATTGGCAAAGAATTTTACAGGACTTGAATAGAGCAGAGGCAACACCTGATATTCAAGCGAAGCGAGAGGAGTTACAGCAATTAATTCAATTAGTTGAAGGAGTGCTAGCAAAATGA
- a CDS encoding acyl-CoA dehydrogenase family protein encodes MFFDLTDEQRMIQRTMKEFADEVVAPGAIERDKKKAFPKEIFQQLAEMGMMGLPFPEEYGGAGADTISFAIVTEELSRVCASTGITYSAHISLGGAPLNLFGTKEQKERYLTPICTGESFGAFGLTEANAGSDAGGTETRAVLENNQFTINGSKMFITNASYAKHLALTAITDIKDGKKEISAIIVPTNAKGFTIIDEYEKMGLNASNTTELILENVVVPEENLLGTKGNGFKQFLQTLDGGRIGIAAMAVGIAQGAMNKAVQYAKERKQFGKALAEFQATQFKLADMAVKIEIARTYVYKAAWLKDQGRPFSKEAAIAKYYASEMAMEVCDEAIQIHGGYGYMREYEVERYMRDAKLLEIGEGTSEVQKLVIARHILDA; translated from the coding sequence ATGTTTTTTGATTTAACGGATGAGCAACGCATGATTCAACGTACAATGAAGGAATTTGCTGACGAGGTTGTGGCGCCAGGGGCAATTGAGCGCGATAAAAAGAAAGCGTTTCCAAAAGAAATCTTTCAACAATTAGCTGAAATGGGCATGATGGGATTGCCTTTTCCAGAGGAATACGGTGGGGCTGGTGCAGATACGATTAGCTTTGCCATTGTAACAGAGGAATTAAGTCGCGTATGTGCTTCAACAGGCATTACATATTCAGCGCATATTTCACTTGGCGGCGCACCGCTGAATTTATTTGGCACAAAGGAGCAAAAAGAGCGCTACTTAACGCCAATTTGCACAGGGGAATCTTTTGGTGCCTTCGGTTTAACGGAGGCAAATGCAGGCTCTGATGCAGGGGGAACTGAGACGAGAGCAGTATTAGAAAACAATCAATTTACGATTAATGGCTCAAAAATGTTTATTACGAATGCAAGCTATGCTAAGCATTTAGCATTAACGGCGATTACGGATATAAAAGATGGCAAAAAAGAAATTAGTGCAATTATCGTGCCAACAAATGCAAAGGGCTTTACGATTATAGACGAGTATGAAAAGATGGGCTTAAACGCATCGAATACGACAGAGCTTATTTTAGAAAATGTTGTTGTGCCAGAGGAAAATCTGCTCGGCACAAAAGGCAATGGCTTCAAGCAATTTTTACAAACATTAGATGGTGGACGCATCGGCATCGCAGCGATGGCTGTAGGTATTGCGCAAGGAGCGATGAATAAGGCGGTGCAATATGCAAAGGAGCGCAAGCAATTCGGTAAAGCGCTTGCGGAGTTCCAAGCAACACAATTTAAGCTAGCTGATATGGCGGTAAAAATTGAGATAGCGCGAACGTATGTCTATAAAGCAGCGTGGCTCAAAGATCAAGGACGCCCGTTTAGCAAAGAGGCAGCCATTGCTAAATACTATGCATCTGAAATGGCAATGGAAGTTTGCGATGAGGCAATTCAAATACATGGTGGCTATGGCTATATGCGTGAATATGAAGTGGAACGCTATATGCGTGATGCGAAATTATTGGAAATTGGAGAAGGTACATCTGAGGTACAAAAGCTCGTTATTGCAAGACATATTTTGGATGCGTGA